A single genomic interval of Acidovorax sp. 1608163 harbors:
- a CDS encoding lysophospholipid acyltransferase family protein, whose amino-acid sequence MMSRLGVWFMGVLAHLPLPLLRGIGALLGRVLFVLAAPRRKITLRNLELCFPEASAAQRTQWARESFIVFCQTWLDRSWLWSAPQSVVERRVKLKGAVHELEGDVPTIIFAPHFYGMDAGGLVLPLRTQRAFTSIFSTHPDPAIDKWFMQGRQRFGDVRMLNRADGVKPIIGNLRKGGLLYLLPDMDFGAGESIFVPFYGVQTATVPSLSRFARLGRAKVIGMYTRLTPEGYVAELTPAWDHYPTDDVEADTARMNRELETYINTMPGQYYWVHKRFKTRPEAQASVYE is encoded by the coding sequence ATGATGAGTCGGCTGGGTGTGTGGTTCATGGGCGTGCTGGCCCATCTGCCGCTGCCGCTGCTGCGCGGCATAGGCGCGCTGCTGGGGCGGGTGTTGTTTGTGCTGGCGGCGCCCCGGCGCAAGATCACCCTGCGCAACCTGGAGCTGTGCTTTCCTGAAGCGTCTGCAGCCCAGCGCACACAGTGGGCGCGTGAGAGCTTCATCGTGTTTTGCCAGACCTGGCTGGACCGCAGCTGGCTGTGGTCGGCCCCGCAGTCGGTGGTGGAGCGGCGCGTGAAGCTGAAAGGCGCCGTGCACGAGCTGGAAGGGGACGTGCCCACCATCATCTTCGCCCCCCATTTTTACGGCATGGACGCGGGCGGCCTGGTGCTGCCGCTGCGCACGCAGCGCGCATTCACCTCGATCTTCTCCACCCACCCGGACCCGGCCATTGACAAGTGGTTCATGCAGGGGCGCCAGCGCTTTGGCGATGTGCGCATGCTCAATCGGGCCGATGGCGTCAAGCCCATCATCGGCAACCTGCGCAAGGGCGGCCTGCTGTACCTGCTGCCCGACATGGACTTTGGCGCGGGCGAGTCGATCTTTGTGCCCTTTTACGGTGTGCAGACGGCCACCGTGCCGTCGCTCTCGCGCTTTGCGCGCCTGGGCCGTGCCAAGGTGATCGGCATGTACACGCGCCTGACCCCCGAGGGCTATGTGGCCGAGCTGACCCCCGCCTGGGACCACTACCCCACCGACGATGTGGAAGCCGACACCGCCCGCATGAACCGCGAGCTGGAGACCTACATCAACACCATGCCCGGCCAGTACTACTGGGTGCACAAGCGCTTCAAGACGCGGCCTGAGGCGCAGGCTTCGGTGTACGAGTGA
- a CDS encoding lysophospholipid acyltransferase family protein encodes MPVVFRFFSAFPLWLLHSIGCVLGWVAFAASGVYRKRFLANAALAGYSFAQVRAAVGHAGRMVAELPRLWLGTPVPVRIEGEPCVEQAWAAGRGVIFLTPHLGCFEMSAQAIATRWSAQQGPITVLYRPARQAWLAKVQETARNRPGMQAVPTTLSGVRQMIKALRRGEAVGLLPDQVPPEGLGVWSPVFGKEAYTMTLAARLALQTGATVLLVRCERESAGRGFVMYAEPLPQPLDSDLNTAVGQINSAMEHVIRQCPGQYLWGYGRYKQPRADAPQPEVSA; translated from the coding sequence ATGCCAGTCGTCTTCCGTTTCTTTTCCGCGTTCCCGCTGTGGTTGCTCCACAGCATCGGGTGCGTGCTGGGCTGGGTGGCTTTCGCTGCCTCTGGGGTGTATCGCAAGCGTTTCTTGGCCAATGCCGCGTTGGCGGGGTATTCGTTTGCACAAGTGCGCGCCGCCGTGGGGCACGCCGGGCGCATGGTGGCCGAGCTGCCCCGGCTGTGGCTGGGCACGCCCGTGCCTGTGCGCATTGAGGGCGAGCCCTGTGTGGAGCAGGCGTGGGCCGCCGGGCGTGGCGTGATTTTTCTCACCCCCCACCTGGGGTGTTTTGAGATGTCGGCCCAGGCCATTGCCACGCGCTGGAGCGCGCAGCAGGGCCCCATCACCGTGCTGTACCGCCCTGCGCGCCAGGCCTGGCTGGCCAAGGTGCAGGAAACCGCCCGCAACCGCCCTGGCATGCAGGCCGTGCCGACCACGTTGTCGGGCGTGCGGCAGATGATCAAGGCCCTGCGCCGTGGCGAGGCCGTGGGCCTGCTGCCCGACCAGGTGCCGCCCGAGGGGCTGGGCGTGTGGTCGCCCGTGTTTGGCAAAGAGGCCTACACCATGACCCTGGCCGCCCGCCTGGCACTGCAGACCGGGGCCACCGTGCTGCTGGTGCGCTGCGAGCGCGAGAGCGCCGGGCGTGGCTTTGTGATGTATGCCGAGCCATTGCCCCAGCCGCTCGATAGTGACCTCAACACCGCCGTAGGGCAGATCAACAGCGCCATGGAACATGTGATTCGCCAATGCCCCGGCCAGTACCTGTGGGGCTACGGCCGCTACAAGCAACCCCGCGCTGATGCGCCGCAGCCCGAGGTGTCCGCATGA
- the metK gene encoding methionine adenosyltransferase, whose amino-acid sequence MANDFLFTSESVSEGHPDKVADQISDAILDAIFEQDPKSRVAAETLTNTGLVVLAGEITTNAHVDYIQVARDTIKRIGYDNTEYGIDYKGCAVLVAYDKQSNDIAQGVDHASDDHLNIGAGDQGLMFGYACDETPELMPAPIYYAHRVVERQAQLRKDGRLPFLRPDAKSQITMRYVDGKPHSIDTVVLSTQHSPDQSETATKMKASFYEACIEEIIKPVLPKEWLQDTKYLINPTGRFVIGGPQGDCGLTGRKIIVDTYGGACPHGGGAFSGKDPSKVDRSAAYAARYVAKNIVAAGLARQCQIQVAYAIGVARPMNITVYTEGTGVIPDHEIAKLVEAHFDLRPKGIIQMLDLLRPIYSKTAAYGHFGREEPEFTWEKTDKAAALRAAAGL is encoded by the coding sequence ATGGCGAACGACTTTCTTTTTACCTCGGAATCCGTCTCTGAAGGCCACCCCGACAAGGTGGCAGACCAGATCTCTGACGCGATCCTGGACGCAATCTTCGAACAAGACCCCAAGAGCCGTGTGGCCGCTGAGACGCTGACCAACACCGGCCTCGTCGTGCTGGCCGGTGAGATCACCACCAACGCCCACGTCGACTACATCCAGGTCGCACGCGACACCATCAAGCGCATTGGCTACGACAACACCGAGTACGGCATCGACTACAAGGGCTGCGCCGTGCTGGTGGCCTACGACAAGCAATCCAACGACATCGCCCAGGGCGTGGACCATGCGTCTGACGACCACCTGAACATTGGCGCGGGCGACCAGGGCCTGATGTTTGGCTACGCCTGCGACGAAACGCCCGAGCTGATGCCCGCCCCCATCTACTACGCCCACCGCGTGGTCGAACGCCAGGCCCAGTTGCGCAAGGACGGCCGCCTGCCCTTCCTGCGCCCCGACGCCAAGAGCCAGATCACGATGCGCTACGTGGACGGCAAGCCCCACAGCATCGACACCGTGGTGCTCTCCACCCAGCACAGCCCCGACCAGTCGGAGACCGCCACCAAGATGAAGGCCAGCTTCTACGAGGCCTGCATCGAAGAAATCATCAAACCCGTTCTGCCCAAAGAGTGGCTGCAGGACACCAAGTACCTGATCAACCCCACCGGCCGCTTCGTCATCGGCGGCCCGCAAGGCGACTGTGGCCTGACTGGCCGCAAGATCATCGTGGACACCTACGGCGGTGCCTGCCCCCACGGCGGCGGTGCGTTCAGCGGCAAGGATCCCAGCAAGGTGGACCGCTCGGCCGCCTACGCTGCCCGCTACGTGGCCAAGAACATCGTGGCCGCAGGCCTGGCGCGCCAGTGCCAGATCCAGGTGGCGTACGCCATTGGCGTGGCACGCCCGATGAACATCACCGTGTACACCGAAGGCACTGGCGTGATCCCTGACCACGAGATCGCCAAGCTGGTGGAGGCCCACTTTGACCTGCGCCCCAAGGGCATCATCCAGATGCTGGACCTGCTGCGCCCCATCTACAGCAAGACCGCCGCCTACGGCCACTTCGGCCGCGAAGAACCCGAGTTCACTTGGGAGAAGACCGATAAAGCTGCTGCGCTGCGCGCAGCAGCCGGGCTGTAA
- a CDS encoding DUF1328 family protein, whose amino-acid sequence MLKYAIIFALISLVAGALGFTGVAAGAAGIAKILFVLFLVLAVVFVVLAIKGASAVRSALK is encoded by the coding sequence ATGCTCAAGTACGCGATCATCTTTGCCCTGATTTCCCTGGTGGCCGGGGCGCTGGGTTTTACGGGCGTAGCGGCCGGGGCCGCTGGCATTGCAAAAATCCTGTTTGTGCTGTTCCTGGTGCTCGCGGTGGTGTTTGTGGTGCTCGCCATCAAGGGCGCCAGTGCTGTGCGCAGTGCGCTGAAGTGA
- a CDS encoding hemerythrin domain-containing protein produces MTIFEALRQSHELQRTLAAKMLQTSGDTPDRHSLFATLKDELAVHALAEERHFYIPLMQLDPGVDLSRHAIAEHHAIDELVEALQATDASSPGWLPLARKLADKVTHHLHEEEQRFFQMAGKLLTDAQKSTLAGGYVSEYAAAKASLASSAAA; encoded by the coding sequence ATGACCATTTTTGAAGCCTTGCGCCAAAGCCATGAACTGCAACGCACGTTGGCAGCCAAGATGCTGCAAACCAGCGGCGACACCCCCGACCGCCACAGCCTCTTTGCCACGCTGAAAGACGAATTGGCCGTGCACGCGCTGGCCGAAGAGCGGCACTTCTACATTCCGCTCATGCAACTCGATCCGGGCGTGGACCTCTCGCGCCACGCGATTGCCGAGCACCACGCGATCGACGAACTGGTCGAGGCGCTGCAAGCCACCGATGCCTCCAGCCCCGGCTGGCTGCCCCTGGCGCGCAAGCTGGCAGACAAGGTGACACACCACCTGCACGAAGAGGAGCAGCGCTTCTTTCAGATGGCCGGCAAGCTGCTGACCGACGCGCAAAAATCCACGCTGGCCGGGGGCTACGTCAGCGAGTACGCGGCGGCCAAGGCGAGCCTGGCCTCTTCGGCCGCGGCGTGA